A single window of Nicotiana sylvestris chromosome 5, ASM39365v2, whole genome shotgun sequence DNA harbors:
- the LOC138869402 gene encoding uncharacterized protein has translation MTKVLQESLRRAQNRMKQQSNKHRTDREFSIGDWVIKKIGNAAYELKLPPTAKIHPVFYVSKLKKKIGTNIVAFVDPPTCTPDGVPMTDLVTVLGRRMIKRGNQVVAQVLIQWSNLLPEESTWNDFRFIKSQLPHFKP, from the exons ATGACTAAAGTGTTACAGGAAAGTCTTAGAAGGGCTCAAAACAGGATGAAGCAGCAATCAAATAAACATAGAACTGACAGAGAATTTTCAATTGGAGATTGG GTGATCAAGAAGATTGGCAATGCTGCTTATGAGTTAAAGCTCCCTCCCACGGCAAAAATACATCCAGTTTTTTATGTTTCCAAGCTCAAAAAGAAAATTGGCACTAATATAGTTGCCTTTGTTGATCCTCCTACATGTACTCCTGATGGTGTTCCGATGACTGATCTAGTTACAGTTTTAGGAAGAAGAATGATCAAGAGAGGTAACCAAGTAGTGGCACAAGTTTTGATCCAATGGTCCAACTTGCTTCCTGAAGAGTCCACTTGGAATGATTTTAGATTCATCAAATCTCAGCTTCCACATTTTAAACCTTGA